A window of the Helianthus annuus cultivar XRQ/B chromosome 4, HanXRQr2.0-SUNRISE, whole genome shotgun sequence genome harbors these coding sequences:
- the LOC110882323 gene encoding trichohyalin-like: protein MSNNGDEFYNTFYNAFTFESSDRRSELKEYSREISENLKFENMYGSQQKPPKLMKVEDYNCKEVLPEEDAVGYAFVADADPDRWWKADYARWEIGKLDEPFKEAQRAKPWNEELECYMDPRGNPVVDPSKVDFKAVTNLLPRQATFNTRRLSDKEYLPDLEKKIRETAVEEEQKPEEKQIAEEGQKVEKEQKIEEALKEGKEHKTVEDQRAETEESVFEETENKSEPPRWKQPEEKSRTLAVIYDDEGYDWSKEFLPEEDAVGYAFVADADPDRLWKADYARWEIGKLDEPFKEAQRAKRWNEELECYMDPRGNPVVDPSKVDLKAVTNLLPRQATFNTRRLYNKEYFPDLEKKIREVCEESLPKMVEMKKRKEEELKKMIKEVKAVAKTAVEEEQKPEEKQIAEEGQKVEKEQKIEEALKEGKEEKTVEDQKAETEESVFEETEVRKSSDLSNAKIVNEKENKCGNCIEMCKACTEKDDIIKTKDNDIVKLQNIFTIKCKEMIDKEEILKIKVEKLTQKCQGLEKDNEGYRQLCTAKCVDCVEKESKF from the exons ATGTCAAACAACGGTGATGAATTCTACAACACATTCTACAACGCTTTCACTTTCGAATCGtcagatagaagatctgagttgaaagaatattcaagAGAAATTTCGGAGAATTTGAAGTTCGAGAACATGTACGGAAGCCAACAAAAGCCACCAAAGTTAATGAAAGTTGAAGactataactg caaagaagtTTTACCTGAAGAAGATGCTGTTGGGTATGCTTTTGTTGCTGATGCTGATCCTGATCGATGGTGGAAAGCAGactatgcaagatgggaaattggGAAATTAGACGAACCTTTCAAAGAAGCTCAAAGGGCCAAACcatggaatgaagagttggaatgttacatggatccacggggtAATCCGGTTGTTGACCCTTCAAAAGTGGATTTCAAAGCTGTAACAAATTTGCTTCCAAGGCAAGCTACTTTCAACACACGAAGATTATCTGATAAAGAGTATTTGCCTGATTTGGagaagaagataagagag ACTGCTGTTGAAGAGGAACAGAAACCTGAAGAGAAACAGATTGCTGAAGAGGGACAGAAAGTTGAAAAAGAACAGAAGATCGAGGAAGCACTTAAAGAAGGAAAAGAGCATAAGACAGTGGAAGATCAGAGAGCTGAGACAGAAGAATCGGTGTTTGAAGAGACTGAG aacaagtctgagccaccaagatGGAAACAGCCAGAAGAAAAATCAAGGACTCTTGCAGTTATCTACGacgatgaaggatatgattggagcaaagaatTTTTACCTGAAGAAGATGCTGTTGGGTATGCTTTTGTTGCTGATGCTGATCCTGATCGATTGTGGAAAGCAGactatgcaagatgggaaattggGAAATTAGACGAACCATTCAAAGAAGCTCAAAGGGCCAAacgatggaatgaagagttggaatgttacatggatccacggggtAATCCGGTTGTTGACCCTTCAAAAGTGGATTTGAAAGCTGTAACAAATTTGCTTCCAAGGCAAGCTACTTTCAACACACGAAGATTATATAATAAAGAGTATTTTCCTGATTTGGagaagaagataagagaggtttGTGAAGAAAGTCTACCGAAGatggtagagatgaagaagagaaaagaagaagaattaaAGAAGATGATTAAAGAAGTAAAAGCTGTTGCGAAGACTGCTGTTGAAGAGGAACAGAAACCTGAAGAGAAACAGATTGCTGAAGAGGGACAGAAAGTTGAAAAAGAACAGAAGATCGAGGAAGCACTTAAAGAAGGAAAAGAGGAGAAGACAGTGGAAGATCAGAAAGCTGAGACAGAAGAATCGGTGTTTGAAGAGACTGAGGTTAGGAAATCTTCTGACTTGTCAAATGCTAAAATTGTCAATGAAAAGGAAAACAAGTGCGggaattgcatagaaatgtgcaaagcctgtactgaaaaagatgacatCATAAAAACAAAAGACAATGACATTGTTAAACTTCAAAATATTTTCACaataaaatgtaaagaaatgattgaCAAAGaagaaattttaaaaataaaagttgaAAAACTGACACAGAAATGTCAAGGTCTTGAAAAGGATAATGAGGGTTATCGACAACTGTGTACTGCAAAATGTGTcgattgtgttgaaaaagaatcaaaGTTTTAG